From the Aquitalea magnusonii genome, one window contains:
- a CDS encoding type II toxin-antitoxin system PemK/MazF family toxin — MVRRGEVWLINLDPTVGSEIRKTRPCVVVSPAEMHDYLRTVIVTPMATGSKPAPYRIPLTFQGKQGLILLDQIRVLDKTRLVKKLGEVEDETLEATLETLQEVFAM; from the coding sequence ATGGTGAGGCGCGGTGAAGTCTGGCTGATCAATCTTGACCCGACCGTGGGTAGCGAAATACGAAAAACCCGCCCCTGCGTAGTGGTGTCACCTGCGGAGATGCATGACTATCTGCGCACTGTCATCGTTACCCCCATGGCTACCGGCAGCAAACCAGCACCATACCGGATACCGCTTACCTTTCAGGGTAAACAAGGTTTGATTCTGCTGGATCAGATCCGGGTGCTGGACAAGACACGGCTGGTCAAGAAACTGGGTGAGGTGGAGGACGAAACGCTGGAGGCAACACTGGAAACCTTGCAGGAAGTGTTTGCCATGTGA
- a CDS encoding GFA family protein has product MHKVSGACHCGNIHLQLELSQPLADYSPQACDCDFCRKHGASYLSDPHGSLQITVSDAGGLGKYRHGSQTADFLFCTRCGVLIGVLYQDGSRLYGTVNCAALHEAAALGTPVSVSPRLLASGEKTARWSALWFPDVHITTQSF; this is encoded by the coding sequence ATGCACAAAGTGAGCGGAGCCTGCCATTGCGGCAACATCCACCTCCAGCTTGAATTAAGCCAGCCACTGGCCGACTACAGTCCCCAGGCTTGTGATTGCGACTTCTGCCGCAAGCACGGGGCGTCCTACCTGTCCGACCCGCATGGCAGTTTGCAAATAACGGTGAGCGATGCGGGCGGCTTGGGCAAATACCGGCACGGCAGCCAGACGGCCGACTTCCTGTTCTGCACCCGTTGCGGCGTGCTGATTGGCGTGTTGTATCAGGATGGCAGCCGCCTGTATGGCACGGTGAATTGCGCGGCCCTGCATGAGGCCGCAGCGCTTGGCACGCCGGTATCGGTGTCGCCCAGGTTATTGGCGAGCGGCGAGAAAACAGCCCGCTGGAGCGCGCTGTGGTTTCCGGATGTGCATATCACCACCCAGTCATTCTGA
- a CDS encoding AbrB/MazE/SpoVT family DNA-binding domain-containing protein codes for MKAMLRKMGNSQGIIIPKALITQFGFDGEVEMTVTPEGIMLAKPKEQVRAGWAAASQALAEAGDDGLVCPEFGNEGDEALTW; via the coding sequence ATGAAAGCCATGCTAAGGAAAATGGGCAACTCCCAGGGAATCATCATCCCCAAGGCGCTGATTACCCAGTTCGGCTTTGACGGCGAAGTCGAAATGACGGTAACGCCAGAAGGGATCATGCTTGCCAAACCCAAAGAACAAGTCCGGGCAGGCTGGGCTGCAGCCAGTCAGGCATTGGCAGAGGCCGGAGACGATGGGCTGGTTTGCCCGGAATTTGGCAATGAGGGTGATGAGGCGCTGACATGGTGA